A portion of the Homalodisca vitripennis isolate AUS2020 chromosome 2, UT_GWSS_2.1, whole genome shotgun sequence genome contains these proteins:
- the LOC124353963 gene encoding uncharacterized protein LOC124353963 isoform X1: MRRVVTDMRVLAVCLAVSFAVLLALPESSGAPACGCGKKVGVRGRLRGGVRVRWVNLGSLVGRPTRNYGETDINFYLRIFKFGRSRRAFYSKVFQPFKDEDESDYVKRINFIFTRVYPKLDCRYNRKYAAYLDKYYTALYARREDESDEEWFTRVLTRTNEDDDEYLAKVENLKQFFTDVDWKKVQIDVKSKTGFIFLSSDSSGSSSRSVEDDSDSCDTITEDEIKKYFAKLETEDTNTYYNRIISRLSLRRRYLKNYVLSLTTLRRYYPGLAIWYSPRYINILRDYYSNLYSRLSGESDEQYYQRIVTKENYETDEQCAQRIEIVRELMPNLSLWYNTKYFGLVRQAYRLLYRKLSTEDETTYFKRLIARTSDETDLVYVNRLGLIKQTCISLPLWYSKQYLDLTRNFYITRYTKGSSESDESLFQRIITKEPGETDEQCYQRVGLVRQLFPNLALWYSTKYFSLTKNFYQTLYQKLDSEDDTTYFKRITLRLSDESDTVYINRLCLVKRTFAHLPLWYSTQYLDLIRNYYVTLYTKSSSESDESLFKRIVTKEDEESDEECVKRVSLVRQLFPNLSLWYDTKYYNLTKRFYYDLYQKSTSEDEISYFQRITKRLTEESNSVYIKRISLIKKTLINLPLWYSTQYLDIVKNYYSALYTRSSSESEESFFKRIVTKEDDESDEQCKQRISIIRQLYPNLALWYDAKYYSLTKSFYQSLYQKLSNEDETTYFKRITTKLSDESDVVFINRLSLIKKTYSGLSLWYSKDYLDIVKQYYIAKYTKGSSETEESQYYRIVTKEVEESDEQCAQRVQVIQSVFPNLSLWYDEKYYDLVKKFYPIWFKKLSSEDDTAYFKRITTKSTEETDEVYVNRLACIKRSFSGLNLWYSKQFLDVTRSYYIARYTKASTETEESLYQRIVTKESGENDNQWVKRVELVHQLYPNLALWSDVKHYELIKTVYQSIYKKSTSEDEVTYFKRITTRCAHETDAVYLGRMTLIENTFSSLSLWSSVENLSIIKSFYSLKYAKQAGETDEAYFTRLVAKETCDVSDEVYVKRLYLVQLLTSSSTLWYDAQYYEKYTKTFYSLYYSKLQSESCDGWLSRAITLLPGETNENAIKRVILIKRASGNCGCWTLDALSKVEASKSFSAEYISLIRSTFFAASYSRTASSSSSSSKSATSEANEDVVVVQRGVC; encoded by the exons GTACGTGGAAGACTCAGAGGTGGTGTGAGGGTGAGATGGGTGAACTTAGGAAGTCTGGTCGGAAgg CCTACCAGAAACTATGGTGAGACGGACATTAATTTCTACTTGAGGATCTTCAAATTCGGTCGCAGTCGACGAGCCTTCTACAGCAAAGTCTTCCAACCGTTCAAGGATGAGGACGAATCAGATTACGTGAAAAGAATCAATTTTATCTTCACTCGTGTCTATCCCAAGCTGGACTGCAGGTATAACCGGAAGTATGCTGCCTACTTGGATAAGTACTACACTGCCTTGTACGCGCGTCGCGAGGATGAGTCCGATGAGGAATGGTTCACTCGTGTGCTTACAAGGACCAATGAGGACGATGATGAATATTTGGCCAAGGTTGAGAACCTCAAACAGTTCTTCACTGATGTTGACTGGAAAAAGGTCCAAATTGATGTTAAGTCAAAGACAGGTTTCATCTTTCTTTCTTCCGATTCCAGTGGCTCATCCTCTAGATCTGTTGAAGACGATTCAGACAGCTGT GATACTATAACAGAAGATGAGATCAAGAAATACTTTGCTAAACTTGAAACTGAAGATACTAACACATATTACAACAGGATCATCTCAAGGCTCTCCCTTAGAAGGAGATACCTCAAGAATTATGTTTTATCATTGACTACTCTCCGAAGATACTATCCAGGTCTTGCTATATGGTATAGCCCCAGGTACATCAATATTCTTAGAGACTATTACAGCAACCTATACTCTAGACTTTCAGGTGAGTCTGATGAACAGTACTATCAGCGTATTGTTACAAAAGAGAACTACGAAACAGATGAACAATGCGCCCAGAGAATTGAAATCGTTCGGGAATTGATGCCCAATCTTTCTTTGTGGTATAATACTAAATACTTTGGACTAGTCAGGCAAGCATATCGGCTCCTATACAGAAAACTGTCAACAGAGGATGAAACTACTTACTTCAAGAGACTTATCGCAAGAACCTCTGATGAGACAGATCTTGTCTACGTGAACAGGCTTGGACTCATCAAGCAGACTTGCATCTCTCTGCCTTTATGGTACAGCAAGCAATATTTGGACTTGACCAGGAACTTTTATATAACTCGATACACTAAAGGATCTTCTGAATCAGACGAATCATTGTTCCAGCGAATTATTACCAAGGAACCTGGTGAGACAGACGAGCAATGTTATCAGAGAGTTGGTTTGGTACGTCAACTCTTCCCTAATTTGGCGTTATGGTACAGTACCAAGTATTTCAGCCTCACAAAGAACTTCTATCAAACTCTGTATCAAAAGTTGGACAGTGAAGATGACACCACTTACTTTAAGAGGATTACACTTAGGCTTTCCGACGAAAGTGATACTGTCTACATTAACAGACTCTGCCTTGTCAAGAGAACATTTGCCCATTTGCCTCTTTGGTACAGTACACAATATCTGGATCTTATTAGAAATTACTATGTCACTTTATATACCAAATCATCTTCTGAATCAGACGAGTCTCTGTTTAAGCGTATTGTTACAAAAGAGGACGAAGAAAGTGATGAAGAGTGTGTCAAAAGAGTCAGCTTGGTTCGCCAGTTATTCCCTAATCTTTCTCTATGGTATGACACTAAATATTATAATCTCACAAAGAGATTCTACTACGATCTGTACCAAAAGTCAACAAGTGAAGATGAAATCTCTTACTTCCAACGGATTACAAAGCGTCTTACCGAAGAAAGTAATTCAGTCTACATAAAAAGGATTTCCCTGATCAAAAAGACATTGATCAATTTGCCTCTATGGTACAGCACACAATACCTTGACATTGTAAAGAATTATTACAGTGCCTTGTACACTAGATCATCTTCTGAGAGTGAAGAATCCTTCTTCAAGCGGATCGTAACAAAGGAAGATGATGAGAGTGATGAACAATGTAAGCAAAGAATAAGCATTATAAGGCAGTTGTACCCAAATCTTGCTTTGTGGTATGACGCAAAGTACTACAGTCTTACCAAGAGTTTCTACCAGTCCTTGTACCAAAAATTGAGCAATGAGGATGAAACAACATATTTCAAGAGAATTACTACTAAACTTTCTGATGAATCTGATGTAGTGTTTATCAACCGGCTCTCTCTGATTAAGAAGACTTATAGCGGTCTTTCGTTGTGGTACAGCAAGGATTATTTGGATATTGTTAAGCAATACTATATTGCTAAATATACTAAAGGTTCTTCAGAAACAGAAGAATCACAGTACTATCGTATTGTGACCAAGGAAGTAGAAGAATCTGACGAACAATGTGCACAAAGAGTTCAAGTCATACAATCAGTGTTCCCCAATCTATCTTTGTGGTATGATGAAAAATACTATGATTTGGTTAAGAAGTTCTACCcgatttggtttaaaaaattgtcatCTGAGGATGATACCGCGTACTTTAAAAGGATTACTACAAAGTCCACTGAGGAAACAGATGAAGTCTACGTCAACAGACTGGCCTGCATCAAGCGCTCATTCAGCGGTTTGAATTTATGGTACAGCAAACAGTTCTTGGATGTGACAAGGAGCTATTACATCGCTAGGTATACAAAGGCATCAACTGAAACTGAGGAATCACTCTACCAACGAATTGTGACCAAGGAATCTGGGGAAAACGATAACCAGTGGGTCAAGAGAGTCGAGCTTGTTCATCAACTGTATCCTAACTTGGCTTTGTGGTCTGATGTTAAGCATTAtgaattgatcaaaacagtataTCAGAGTATCTACAAAAAGTCAACATCTGAAGATGAGGTCACTTATTTCAAGAGGATCACCACTCGATGTGCCCACGAAACCGATGCCGTCTACCTTGGCAGGATGACCCTCATTGAAAACACCTTCAGCAGCCTTTCGTTATGGTCAAGCGTTGAGAACCTGAGCATCATCAAGTCATTCTATTCCTTGAAGTATGCTAAGCAGGCAGGAGAAACCGATGAAGCCTACTTTACTCGCCTGGTGGCCAAGGAAACATGTGATGTCTCAGACGAAGTTTACGTCAAGAGGCTGTATCTAGTACAACTACTAACCTCTTCTAGCACCCTGTGGTATGATGCCCAGTACTATGAAAAGTACACCAAGACCTTCTACTCTCTGTACTACAGCAAGCTGCAGAGTGAGAGCTGCGATGGATGGCTGTCTCGAGCCATCACTCTGCTACCAGGAGAGACCAACGAGAACGCCATCAAGAGAGTCATTCTGATCAAACGGGCTTCTGGAAACTGTGGTTGCTGGACTCTGGACGCCCTAAGCAAAGTCGAGGCTTCTAAATCATTCTCTGCCGAGTACATCTCATTGATAAGGAGCACTTTCTTCGCTGCTTCCTACAGCAGAACTGCCTCTTCTTCTTCGTCATCTTCTAAGTCTGCAACATCTGAGGCGAATGAGGATGTTGTAGTTGTCCAGCGAGGAGTGTGTTAA